The Xenopus laevis strain J_2021 chromosome 5L, Xenopus_laevis_v10.1, whole genome shotgun sequence genome has a segment encoding these proteins:
- the LOC121393962 gene encoding vomeronasal type-2 receptor 26-like, producing MFQNFRHRLVFIFAIEEVNRSPWILPNVTLGYQIFDSCASEVKSVSGMLNIMSGTEHKVPNYNCQTNGKLVGYLGDLSTSTTYIIAQLAKVFGYPQIGYGSMDPVFHDRTQFPSFYRTIPNEEAEIDGIVQILKHFGWKWVGLIISNDDSGYRARERISEELADIGGCLAFSSVIKKQNIKYDYYKIIELILETSAKVIVVFLTTKFTSTFAEYFYVQKMQTKVWIMTSFFPSLMILRQCELGSTFNGSLSLLIQEGNIPGFEHFINSFSLNSYPKDYYIEIAWEHFFKCSVSDPLNLYRMKYCTGNESLRDADLFVYGTTNYRVTYRVYTAVYALAHALHNLYMAQAPVNHWERTEYLKRKVKPWKINNYLRRATFTMSSGDIQYFDEYGDPPARFDIIKCLFLPNNLIDIRKMGYFNMSKNDKYLNINNSADLWKPYFEKAPESLCNAPCAPGHRKSKIEGKPLCCYTCVQCADGEISNTTDAATCVKCPDDKRTNIQRTDCIPKTINYLSYMDTLGASLTSIALILFIITLTVLIIFVKYWETPIVKGNNQNLSCLLLISLMLCFLCTLLFIGRPTQICCLLRQVTFGIVFTISVSCLLAKTLIVIIAFNATKPGSKLKKYVGTQLSIILVIVCSVGETIISAAWMASNPPFQEADTSSETDTIILQCNEGSIMFFFCIIGYMGTLALLSFMAAFLAKDFPDRFNEAKNITFSMLVFCSVWVAFVPAYLSSKGRRMVAVEIFAILSSSTGLLGCIFAPKCYIIFIRPELNKKENRSSTWEGKQKSVFASVMYTPTI from the exons ATGTTCCAAAATTTCCGCcatcgattggtcttcatttttgctATTGAGGAGGTAAACAGAAGTCCATGGATTTTACCAAACGTGACTCTGGGGTACCAGATATTTGACTCCTGTGCTTCGGAAGTGAAATCTGTCTCTGGAATGCTGAATATAATGTCTGGCACAGAACATAAAGTTCCCAATTATAACTGTCAGACAAATGGCAAACTGGTGGGTTACTTAGGAGACTTGTCAACTAGTACCACCTATATCATTGCTCAGCTGGCAAAAGTGTTTGGATACCCTCAg ATCGGTTACGGCTCCATGGATCCAGTTTTCCATGACAGAACCCAGTTTCCATCATTCTACAGAACTATCCCCAATGAGGAGGCAGAAATTGATGGGATTGTGCAGATACTGAAGCACTTTGGCTGGAAATGGGTCGGACTCATTATATCAAATGATGATTCTGGATACAGAGCACGGGAAAGAATAAGTGAAGAACTTGCTGATATTGGGGGATGTTTGGCCTTTTCTTCTgtaattaaaaagcaaaacataaaatatgACTATTATAAGATCATTGAACTCATTTTGGAGACCTCCGCTAAGGTTATTGTTGTATTTTTAACCACAAAGTTTACTTCCACTTTTGCAGAGTATTTTTACGTTCAAAAAATGCAGACGAAAGTTTGGATAATGACTTCCTTCTTCCCCAGTCTTATGATTTTAAGGCAGTGTGAGCTAGGAAGTACATTTAATGGCTCACTGTCATTGTTAATCCAGGAAGGCAACATCCCCGGGTTTGAACATTTTATCAACTCCTTTTCTCTAAACAGCTATCCCAAAGACTACTATATTGAAATTgcctgggaacatttttttaaatgttcagttTCAGACCCTTTAAACTTGTATAGAATGAAATACTGTACAGGAAATGAATCCCTCCGTGATGCTGATTTGTTTGTATATGGAACCACCAATTACAGAGTCACTTATAGAGTTTACACTGCAGTCTATGCACTGGCGCATGCCCTGCACAATCTCTACATGGCCCAGGCTCCAGTCAATcattgggaaaggacagaatacCTGAAAAGAAAAGTGAAGCCCTGGAAG ataaataaTTATCTCCGCAGAGCAACTTTCACTATGTCTTCTGGTGACATCCAATACTTTGACGAATATGGAGACCCTCCAGCCCGATTTGACATTATTAAGTGTCTTTTTTTACCAAATAATCTGATTGATATAAGAAAGATGGGATATTTTAACATGTCAAAGaatgataaatatttaaatatcaacAACAGTGCTGATTTGTGGAAACCATACTTTGAAAAG GCACCTGAGTCTCTGTGTAATGCACCCTGTGCCCCAGGACAcaggaagtctaaaatagaagggAAGCCATTATGTTGTTACACCTGTGTCCAGTGTGCGGATGGGGAAATCTCTAACACCACAG ATGCAGCGACCTGTGTGAAATGCCCTGATGATAAGAggacaaatatacagagaacagACTGTATCCCTAAAACTATAAACTACCTTTCTTATATGGATACCCTTGGGGCCAGTTTAACTTCTATTGCCTTGATCCTCTTCATCATAACTTTAACAGTTTTGATAATCTTTGTGAAATACTGGGAGACTCCTATTGTGAAAGGCAATAaccaaaatctcagctgtctccTCCTCATCTCTCTCATGTTGTGTTTCCTCTGCACTTTATTATTCATTGGACGCCCAACACAGATATGTTGTCTCCTCCGACAAGTAACATTTGGGATTGTATTTACTATTTCTGTTTCATGTTTGTTGGCTAAAACTCTCATAGTTATTATTGCTTTCAATGCCACAAAGCCTGGGAGCAAGCTGAAGAAGTATGTAGGAACCCAGCTGTCCATCATATTAGTCATTGTATGTTCTGTCGGTGAGACTATAATCTCTGCTGCATGGATGGCCTCAAATCCTCCATTTCAAGAAGCCGATACTTCTTCTGAAACTGACACCATTATACTTCAGTGTAATGAAGGATCTATCATGTTCTTCTTCTGTATAATTGGATATATGGGAACCTTGGCCCTACTAAGTTTCATGGCTGCATTTCTAGCCAAGGATTTCCCTGACCgatttaatgaggctaaaaacatcactttcagtatgttggtgTTCTGTAGTGTGTGGGTGGCATTTGTCCCTGCATACCTGAGCAGTAAGGGGCGTAGAATGGTGGCTGTTGAGATATTTGCAATTTTATCTTCCAGTACTGGATTATTGGGATGTATATTTGCCCCTAAAtgctacattatttttattagacCTGAgctgaacaaaaaagaaaat AGAAGTTCAACATGGGAAGGGAAACAGAAATCCGTTTTTGCATCTGTGATGTACACTCCAACAATCTAA